A window of Mucilaginibacter sp. PAMC 26640 contains these coding sequences:
- a CDS encoding dihydroorotase, with protein MNLLIKSATVIYPASSYNNQVTDILIKNGVIDKIGPSINDDDAIIIDGTGKYIAPGFFDLNCNVGELGLETKEDLQTGTAAAAAGGFTGIALMPNTYPPVHSKAEVEYLLNRAKGNLVDIYPLGTISHKREGKDLSEMYDMFKSGARAFTDGNKPVQDAGLMERALLYVQGFGAKVISYAEDGFIAGKAKMNEGVVSTMLGMKGIPSLAEELMVARDIYLAEDSGTDIHFTTISTARSVELIREAKKRGLKVTCDTAIHNIVLTDEFLVGFDSLYKVKPPLRTQLDVDALIAGLMDGTIDALVTQHTPHELEYKDVEFEVAEYGIIGLQTAFALAVKAGLPVGLIVEKLSINPRKILNVDAPLFAEGENANLVLLDINAEWEYTRATNKSKSYNSPFMGQNLKGKVLLTCNNNQIANSN; from the coding sequence ATGAATTTGCTAATCAAATCTGCCACTGTTATCTATCCGGCATCATCTTATAATAACCAGGTTACCGATATTTTAATAAAAAATGGTGTTATTGATAAAATAGGCCCATCAATAAATGATGATGACGCCATAATTATCGATGGCACCGGAAAGTATATTGCCCCGGGCTTTTTCGATCTCAATTGCAATGTGGGCGAATTAGGCCTGGAAACAAAGGAGGACCTGCAAACAGGAACTGCCGCAGCCGCAGCCGGAGGATTTACCGGTATAGCATTGATGCCAAACACCTATCCACCGGTGCATTCTAAGGCTGAAGTAGAATACCTGCTGAACCGCGCTAAAGGCAATTTGGTAGATATTTATCCCCTGGGCACCATATCGCACAAGCGGGAAGGTAAGGATCTGAGCGAAATGTATGATATGTTTAAGAGCGGTGCCAGGGCATTTACAGATGGTAACAAGCCGGTACAGGATGCAGGGCTAATGGAACGTGCGCTATTATACGTGCAGGGTTTTGGCGCAAAAGTGATCTCCTATGCCGAAGACGGTTTTATTGCAGGCAAAGCCAAAATGAACGAAGGTGTGGTAAGCACCATGCTGGGGATGAAGGGGATTCCGTCTCTGGCAGAGGAACTGATGGTAGCCCGGGATATTTACCTGGCTGAAGACTCCGGTACTGATATTCATTTTACGACGATATCTACAGCCCGCTCGGTTGAGTTGATCCGCGAAGCAAAAAAACGCGGGTTAAAAGTAACCTGTGATACGGCGATCCATAACATTGTATTGACCGATGAATTTTTAGTGGGTTTCGACAGCCTCTATAAAGTTAAACCACCTTTGCGTACCCAGTTGGATGTGGATGCGCTGATAGCGGGATTAATGGATGGCACAATAGATGCACTGGTAACACAACACACCCCGCATGAACTGGAATATAAAGATGTAGAGTTTGAGGTGGCTGAATATGGCATCATTGGCTTGCAAACAGCTTTTGCTCTGGCGGTAAAAGCCGGTCTGCCGGTAGGTCTCATTGTAGAGAAACTATCTATCAATCCGCGCAAAATATTGAATGTGGATGCGCCCTTATTTGCCGAAGGCGAAAATGCTAACCTGGTACTACTGGATATAAATGCAGAATGGGAATATACCCGTGCCACTAATAAATCTAAAAGTTACAACTCCCCATTTATGGGCCAGAACTTAAAAGGAAAAGTTTTGTTAACGTGTAATAATAATCAAATAGCTAACTCTAATTAA
- a CDS encoding RNA polymerase yields MSLNTADTANKQDLAIWLSFKEGDWGAYTELYNRHFKKLNNYGYKFTRDIKVIEDSVHDLFIKLWTNRAGLGTPSSVKNYLFKSLRSVLFRKLNTESRFLKIEDGTEYDFTFEVSFDQQYIADEQARDLQKKIKMVVQTLPARQQEIIYLRFYEGLGYEEIADIMEININSAYKLLYKALNKMQEVLKVSKLAIILSLVALLRANVNIK; encoded by the coding sequence ATGTCTCTTAACACCGCTGATACAGCTAATAAGCAGGATCTGGCCATTTGGCTATCTTTTAAAGAAGGAGATTGGGGCGCATACACCGAATTGTACAACCGGCATTTCAAAAAATTAAACAATTACGGCTACAAATTCACGCGGGATATCAAAGTGATCGAAGACTCGGTGCATGATCTGTTCATCAAATTGTGGACTAACCGCGCCGGACTCGGTACGCCATCATCGGTAAAAAATTATTTATTTAAATCTTTGCGCAGTGTGCTTTTTCGTAAGTTGAATACCGAATCGCGGTTTCTGAAAATTGAAGATGGCACGGAGTATGATTTTACATTCGAGGTTTCCTTCGATCAGCAATATATTGCTGATGAACAGGCGCGCGATTTGCAAAAAAAAATTAAGATGGTTGTGCAAACCCTGCCCGCCCGGCAGCAGGAAATCATTTACCTGCGCTTTTACGAAGGCTTAGGGTACGAAGAAATAGCCGACATTATGGAAATCAATATTAATTCGGCCTATAAACTGCTTTATAAAGCCTTAAATAAAATGCAGGAAGTGTTAAAAGTGTCAAAACTAGCCATAATTCTCAGTCTGGTTGCGCTTTTGAGGGCTAATGTTAACATTAAATAA
- a CDS encoding transcriptional regulator — MEKLSQQEEEAMQAAWQAGTGFIRDYLELLGEPKPPYTTLASTIKNLEHKGFLKSEKLGNSFRYTPAIQEEEYKKRFMSGFVSDYFKNSYKDLVTFFANEKKISASELKEIIKLIEKP; from the coding sequence ATGGAGAAATTATCACAACAGGAAGAAGAAGCCATGCAGGCAGCCTGGCAGGCTGGCACCGGTTTTATAAGGGATTATTTAGAATTGCTTGGCGAACCCAAACCACCTTATACAACCCTTGCCTCTACCATAAAGAACCTGGAGCATAAAGGCTTTTTGAAGAGCGAAAAGTTAGGCAACTCTTTCCGCTACACTCCCGCCATACAAGAGGAGGAATACAAAAAGCGGTTTATGAGCGGATTTGTAAGCGACTACTTTAAAAATTCTTATAAAGACCTGGTTACTTTTTTTGCCAATGAGAAAAAGATCAGCGCCAGCGAATTGAAAGAGATCATAAAACTGATTGAAAAACCTTAA